In the Candidatus Rhodoblastus alkanivorans genome, one interval contains:
- a CDS encoding glucan biosynthesis protein has protein sequence MLKRRDVLQLAGTAAAVAAFSPASAAPAENQKPDAAPFSSSSVLDLAKSVAAKPFSAPSTNLPAPLTNLSREAFAAIKIKPDGLIWNDKSSGFVIEPLHRGFVYTSPMQVYLVEDGMSRRLNYDASQFDFGGLSLKPPPANLDFSGFRVLRRDEKGGLHEIAVFQGASFFRSAAPGQILGVTSRGLSIRTGDPRGEEFPLFRAVWIQKASVADNALTINALLDSESVAGAYRFTIHPGDATIIDVECSLFPRATIDVYGLATMSATSLFSPLDRRGDDDVRDAATELTGLQMLTGAGEWLWRPVTNRSNLQISEFVDSNPKGFGFLQRHRAFDDFYDFAQHWELKPSLWIEPIGDWGDGSVELVEIPSDNESAQNMVAFWRSKTPLVKGQQADFAYRQFWCWSPPSRPPLAKTTDSRGGRGPAAKQRRFLVEFRGDALGDSARVADLKPNLSVSPGKVIAQHLYPAPERKSCYVQFDMDPAGETACEIRLTLDVQGAPQTETWLYRWTT, from the coding sequence ATGCTGAAGCGACGTGACGTATTGCAACTGGCGGGAACGGCCGCCGCCGTCGCCGCCTTCAGCCCCGCTTCCGCCGCTCCGGCCGAGAACCAGAAGCCGGACGCCGCGCCTTTCAGCAGCTCGTCGGTGCTCGATCTGGCCAAGAGCGTTGCGGCCAAACCCTTTTCCGCGCCCTCGACCAATCTGCCCGCGCCCCTGACCAATCTTTCGCGCGAGGCCTTCGCCGCCATCAAGATCAAACCCGACGGGTTGATCTGGAACGACAAATCCAGCGGCTTCGTCATCGAGCCGCTGCATCGCGGCTTCGTTTACACCTCGCCAATGCAGGTCTATCTCGTCGAGGACGGGATGTCGCGGCGGTTGAACTATGACGCCTCCCAGTTCGACTTCGGCGGGCTCAGCCTTAAGCCGCCCCCGGCCAATCTCGACTTCTCCGGCTTCCGCGTCCTGCGGCGCGACGAGAAAGGCGGCCTGCACGAGATCGCGGTGTTCCAGGGCGCGAGCTTTTTCCGCTCCGCCGCTCCGGGCCAGATTTTAGGAGTGACTTCGCGCGGCCTTTCGATTCGCACCGGCGACCCGCGCGGCGAGGAGTTTCCCCTGTTCCGGGCGGTCTGGATTCAAAAGGCGAGCGTCGCCGACAATGCGCTGACGATCAACGCCTTGCTCGACTCCGAAAGCGTCGCCGGGGCCTATCGCTTCACCATTCATCCGGGCGACGCCACCATCATCGACGTCGAATGTTCGCTGTTCCCGCGCGCGACGATCGACGTTTACGGGCTCGCGACGATGAGCGCGACCAGCCTGTTCAGTCCGCTCGACCGGCGCGGCGACGACGACGTCCGCGACGCGGCCACCGAGCTGACCGGCCTGCAGATGCTCACCGGCGCGGGCGAATGGCTTTGGCGCCCGGTCACCAACCGCAGCAATCTCCAGATTTCCGAGTTCGTCGACAGCAATCCCAAGGGATTCGGCTTCCTGCAGCGCCATCGCGCCTTCGACGACTTCTACGATTTCGCCCAGCATTGGGAGCTGAAGCCGTCGCTCTGGATCGAACCGATCGGCGACTGGGGCGACGGCTCGGTCGAACTGGTCGAAATTCCCTCCGACAACGAGAGCGCCCAGAACATGGTCGCGTTCTGGCGATCGAAGACTCCACTCGTCAAGGGCCAGCAGGCCGATTTTGCCTATCGCCAGTTCTGGTGCTGGTCGCCGCCCTCGCGTCCGCCGCTCGCCAAGACGACGGATTCGCGCGGCGGGCGCGGACCGGCGGCCAAGCAGAGGCGCTTCCTGGTCGAATTCCGCGGCGACGCCCTGGGCGATTCCGCCCGCGTCGCGGACCTCAAACCCAATTTGTCCGTTTCTCCTGGAAAGGTGATCGCCCAGCATCTCTATCCCGCGCCGGAGCGCAAGAGCTGCTATGTCCAGTTCGACATGGATCCCGCCGGCGAGACGGCCTGCGAAATCCGCCTGACGCTGGACGTTCAGGGCGCGCCACAGACCGAGACCTGGCTCTACCGATGGACGACATAA
- the mdoH gene encoding glucans biosynthesis glucosyltransferase MdoH produces the protein MDDIIETASPPSPAAHGAPAPAPAMPEESPLAMPAQKLYRFDAATERRPFARKMRAPWLSRLVTFGGGLALTVWGGYEMYRVIDVGGITFLKWALLVLFLANFSWIALSFSASIVGFLHLLFARPKPPEPPEKLNSRTAVIMPIYNEAPSRVFGALQAIHEDLEATGHGAGFDWFMLSDSTDPDVWIAEERALIALRQRLGPRARIYYRHRARNVARKAGNVGDFVARWGGAYDQMVVLDADSLMTGQAIVALAAAMEADPDAGIIQTLPLIINRNTLFARVQQFAARIYGPVIADGLSCWMGRDGNYWGHNAIIRTKAFAAHCGLPHLKGKPPFGGHILSHDFVEAALMRRAGYSVYMLPSLPGSYEECPPSLIDVAARDRRWCQGNLQHIRVLPAKGLALATRQHFVTGIMAYVASPLWLAQLLIGIVIVLQASYIRPEYFSKEFALFPTWPRFDAERSLELFIVTMAVLLAPKLFGLIVALFDGPTRRGAGGAIRLLFSTLFEVLMSALLAPIMMMVHAGHVLHILFGFDTGWEPQRRDDGSVPFKSIMRRHRDHVILGVISLVAALLISPSLAAWMSPTIAGLILAILLSWGTGLKSVGMAFRRIGLLTTPEERAPPPIATRANALSEELASEGFDKADGLRVLHADPHFCAAHQAFLPPAPHHARGDIAPERAMAIAKLGEARTIEEASAWIQRKERAALMHDRALIAVLVRLPAESSAGE, from the coding sequence ATGGACGACATAATCGAAACCGCCTCGCCTCCCTCGCCGGCCGCCCACGGAGCGCCCGCTCCAGCGCCGGCCATGCCGGAGGAATCGCCGCTCGCCATGCCGGCGCAGAAACTGTACCGCTTCGACGCGGCGACGGAACGGCGCCCTTTCGCGCGAAAGATGCGCGCGCCCTGGCTGTCGCGGCTCGTCACCTTCGGCGGCGGCCTCGCCCTTACCGTCTGGGGCGGCTATGAAATGTACCGCGTCATCGACGTCGGCGGCATCACCTTCCTGAAATGGGCGCTGCTGGTCCTGTTCCTGGCCAATTTCTCCTGGATCGCGCTGTCCTTCAGCGCCTCCATCGTCGGCTTCCTGCATCTGCTCTTCGCCCGGCCCAAACCTCCGGAACCGCCTGAAAAGCTCAACTCCCGCACCGCGGTCATCATGCCGATCTACAACGAAGCGCCCTCGCGCGTGTTCGGGGCGCTCCAGGCGATCCACGAAGACCTTGAGGCGACAGGCCACGGCGCGGGTTTCGACTGGTTCATGCTGTCCGATTCGACCGATCCCGACGTCTGGATCGCCGAGGAGCGGGCGCTGATCGCCCTGCGGCAAAGGCTCGGGCCCAGGGCGCGGATCTATTACCGCCACCGCGCCAGAAATGTCGCGCGCAAGGCCGGCAATGTCGGCGATTTCGTCGCGCGCTGGGGCGGCGCCTATGATCAAATGGTGGTGCTCGACGCCGACAGCCTGATGACCGGGCAGGCCATCGTCGCGCTCGCCGCCGCGATGGAGGCCGACCCCGACGCCGGCATCATCCAGACCCTGCCGCTGATCATCAACCGCAACACGCTTTTCGCCCGCGTCCAGCAATTCGCCGCCCGCATCTACGGTCCCGTGATCGCCGACGGCCTGTCGTGCTGGATGGGCCGCGACGGCAATTACTGGGGCCATAACGCGATCATCCGCACGAAGGCCTTCGCCGCCCATTGCGGCCTGCCCCATCTCAAGGGCAAGCCGCCGTTCGGCGGCCATATCCTCTCCCACGATTTCGTCGAGGCCGCGCTGATGCGCCGCGCCGGCTATTCCGTCTATATGCTTCCCTCGCTGCCGGGCTCCTATGAGGAATGCCCGCCTTCGCTGATCGACGTCGCCGCCCGCGACCGGCGCTGGTGCCAGGGCAATCTCCAGCATATCAGGGTGTTGCCGGCCAAGGGGCTCGCGCTCGCGACCCGCCAGCATTTCGTCACCGGAATCATGGCCTATGTCGCCTCGCCGCTGTGGCTCGCGCAACTCCTGATCGGCATCGTGATCGTGCTGCAGGCGAGCTATATCAGGCCGGAATATTTCTCCAAGGAATTCGCGCTTTTCCCGACCTGGCCGCGATTCGACGCCGAGCGGTCGCTGGAACTATTCATCGTGACCATGGCGGTTCTGCTCGCGCCGAAATTATTCGGGCTGATCGTCGCTTTGTTCGACGGCCCGACGCGGCGCGGCGCCGGCGGCGCCATCCGCCTCCTGTTCTCGACCCTGTTCGAAGTGCTGATGTCGGCGCTGCTGGCGCCGATCATGATGATGGTCCACGCCGGCCATGTCCTGCATATCCTGTTCGGCTTCGACACCGGCTGGGAGCCGCAGCGGCGCGACGACGGCTCGGTGCCGTTCAAGTCGATCATGCGCCGCCATCGCGACCATGTCATTCTCGGCGTCATTTCCCTGGTCGCGGCGCTCCTGATCTCGCCCTCGCTCGCAGCCTGGATGTCGCCGACCATCGCCGGCCTCATCCTGGCGATCCTGCTGTCCTGGGGCACCGGCCTGAAATCGGTCGGCATGGCCTTCCGCCGCATCGGCCTTCTGACGACGCCGGAAGAACGCGCGCCGCCGCCGATCGCGACCCGCGCCAACGCCTTGTCGGAAGAACTCGCATCGGAAGGCTTCGACAAGGCGGATGGCTTGCGCGTCCTTCATGCCGATCCGCATTTCTGCGCCGCCCATCAGGCCTTTCTGCCCCCTGCCCCCCACCACGCGCGCGGCGACATCGCGCCGGAGCGGGCGATGGCGATCGCCAAGCTCGGCGAGGCCCGCACGATCGAGGAGGCTTCGGCGTGGATCCAGCGCAAGGAGCGCGCGGCCTTGATGCACGATCGCGCCCTGATCGCCGTACTGGTCCGCCTGCCGGCCGAATCGAGCGCGGGCGAGTGA
- the glmU gene encoding bifunctional UDP-N-acetylglucosamine diphosphorylase/glucosamine-1-phosphate N-acetyltransferase GlmU, whose amino-acid sequence MTTQRNRAAPPRRCLAIVLAAGEGKRMRSSLPKVLHKVAGRTMLAHVLDAVARAGADSVAVVVGPGRDDVAAEARACAPSAKVFVQAERLGTAHAVLEAREALAEGFDDILVLFADTPLALPDTFIHLREKLGEGAGVVALGFTPADPSGYGRLLTDDSGALLAIREHKDASPAERAVKLCNAGLMALDGARALDWLGRIGNANAQKEYYLPDAVAVARGEGAICAFVMAPAEEVLGVNDRVQLAAAEEEIQNRLRRAAMLNGATLIAPETVFFSFDTVLGADVVVEPHVVFGPGVSVGEGCVIHAFSHLEGATLAENVSIGPYARLRPGARLATKARVGNFVEIKQAEIGEGAKVNHLTYVGDASIGARANIGAGVITCNYDGFLKYRTKVGADAFIGSNSALVAPVEVGDGAFVGSGSVVTDNVEADALAVARGRQAVIPGWATAFRKKMAALKAAK is encoded by the coding sequence ATGACGACGCAAAGGAACCGCGCCGCGCCGCCGCGACGCTGCCTCGCCATCGTGCTCGCCGCCGGCGAGGGCAAGCGCATGCGCTCCAGCCTGCCAAAAGTGCTCCATAAGGTCGCCGGGCGCACTATGCTCGCCCATGTGCTCGACGCCGTCGCCCGCGCCGGAGCCGACTCCGTCGCCGTGGTGGTCGGCCCGGGACGCGACGACGTCGCCGCCGAGGCGCGCGCCTGCGCGCCATCGGCCAAAGTCTTCGTCCAGGCCGAGCGGCTCGGCACCGCCCATGCGGTGCTGGAGGCGCGCGAGGCGCTTGCCGAGGGTTTCGACGATATTCTGGTCCTGTTCGCCGACACGCCGCTGGCGCTGCCCGACACTTTTATCCATTTGCGCGAAAAGCTCGGAGAGGGCGCGGGCGTCGTCGCGCTCGGATTCACGCCCGCCGATCCCTCGGGCTACGGCCGGCTGCTGACCGATGACAGCGGCGCGTTGCTGGCGATCCGCGAACACAAGGACGCGAGCCCCGCCGAACGTGCGGTCAAGCTCTGCAACGCCGGGCTGATGGCGCTCGACGGCGCCCGGGCGCTCGACTGGCTGGGCCGGATCGGCAATGCCAACGCCCAGAAGGAATATTACCTCCCCGACGCCGTGGCGGTCGCGCGCGGCGAGGGCGCAATTTGCGCTTTTGTCATGGCGCCCGCCGAGGAAGTGCTCGGCGTCAACGACCGCGTCCAGCTCGCCGCCGCCGAAGAGGAAATCCAGAACCGGCTGCGCCGCGCCGCCATGCTCAACGGGGCGACCCTGATCGCCCCGGAGACGGTTTTCTTCTCCTTCGACACGGTTCTGGGCGCCGATGTCGTGGTCGAGCCCCATGTCGTGTTCGGCCCCGGCGTGAGCGTCGGCGAGGGCTGCGTCATCCACGCCTTTTCGCATCTCGAAGGCGCGACTCTGGCGGAAAATGTCTCGATCGGGCCTTATGCGCGGCTGCGGCCCGGAGCGAGACTGGCGACCAAAGCGCGGGTCGGCAATTTCGTCGAGATCAAGCAGGCGGAGATCGGCGAGGGGGCCAAGGTCAACCATCTGACCTACGTCGGCGACGCCAGCATCGGCGCGCGCGCCAATATCGGCGCCGGCGTCATCACCTGCAATTATGACGGCTTTTTGAAATATCGCACCAAGGTCGGCGCCGACGCCTTCATCGGCTCGAATTCGGCCCTGGTCGCGCCGGTCGAGGTCGGCGACGGCGCCTTTGTCGGCTCGGGCTCGGTGGTGACCGACAATGTCGAGGCCGACGCCTTGGCGGTGGCGCGCGGCCGCCAGGCCGTCATCCCCGGCTGGGCGACGGCTTTTCGCAAGAAGATGGCGGCGCTCAAGGCCGCGAAATAA
- a CDS encoding sulfotransferase family 2 domain-containing protein, with amino-acid sequence MPIFHTNGKNVLFVHIPKTGGTSVEKWLRRHVNISFFSIGVPSAMKCTPQHLTNHDFFQIFGKGYFDYTFAIVRNPFDRIVSEYRMREAEGNAGFWGAFPEFSLWLEENLPLQTRDPWRLDNHLRPQWEFISSDTEVFRFEDGLENIMRSVADRVGLPPPDDVPHEMGRPLGPTKLAWDERDILKMRIHYGQDFSHFGYSDTPRT; translated from the coding sequence ATGCCGATCTTCCACACCAACGGTAAGAACGTGCTGTTTGTCCATATTCCGAAGACTGGGGGAACCTCGGTTGAGAAATGGCTAAGGCGACATGTCAATATTAGCTTCTTTTCGATTGGCGTTCCGAGTGCAATGAAATGCACACCACAGCACTTGACTAATCATGATTTTTTTCAGATATTTGGCAAAGGATATTTTGATTACACTTTTGCGATAGTGCGCAATCCGTTCGATCGAATCGTCAGTGAATACAGGATGCGGGAAGCAGAGGGAAATGCTGGCTTCTGGGGTGCTTTCCCGGAGTTTTCTCTGTGGTTGGAAGAGAACCTTCCTTTGCAAACTCGCGATCCCTGGCGCCTCGACAACCATTTGCGCCCGCAATGGGAGTTCATATCGAGCGACACAGAAGTGTTCCGCTTCGAGGACGGGCTGGAAAACATCATGCGCAGCGTAGCCGATCGGGTCGGCTTACCACCGCCCGACGACGTGCCGCATGAAATGGGACGACCCCTCGGGCCCACAAAACTGGCTTGGGATGAGCGCGACATTCTGAAGATGCGCATTCATTATGGTCAGGATTTTTCTCATTTCGGTTATTCCGATACGCCGCGCACATGA
- a CDS encoding SphA family protein, protein MLGAATSMAGVTPPPGFYFSSFTYFYEGNGSGNTALSWSLSRAGTELPPLGVLQTNASLSVKAQVGINIFTLIYVAPEQVLGGNAGFGVLAPVGYQGVDLDVTALSSLTLPNGNTLQTGRVLRESDHTFAFGDPLATAFIGWNSSFFHWKLTGLLNVPVGSYSATNLVNMGFNRWAGDLTGSMTYLNPQSGLEVSGAVGFTFNGENPATKYRTGTEFHFEGALMQHLSKAFAIGVAGYHYEQITGDSGAGAVIGPFKGRVSALGPNLTYNLEVGGVLLLTSVKYMREFDVENRLSGDVGMFTLTVPLGGAKPSPTHSPG, encoded by the coding sequence TTGCTCGGCGCCGCGACGTCGATGGCTGGCGTGACGCCGCCCCCCGGCTTCTATTTTTCCTCGTTCACCTATTTTTACGAAGGCAATGGAAGCGGCAATACGGCATTGAGTTGGTCCCTGAGCCGCGCAGGAACCGAACTTCCACCATTGGGCGTTTTGCAGACCAACGCTAGCTTGAGCGTCAAGGCGCAGGTCGGGATCAATATCTTTACGCTGATTTACGTGGCGCCTGAGCAGGTCCTGGGAGGGAACGCGGGGTTCGGCGTGCTTGCGCCTGTCGGTTATCAGGGTGTCGACCTTGATGTGACGGCATTGTCGAGCCTGACGCTTCCAAATGGAAACACGTTGCAGACTGGACGCGTCCTTCGCGAATCCGATCATACGTTTGCGTTCGGCGATCCGCTGGCGACGGCGTTCATCGGATGGAATTCGAGTTTCTTCCACTGGAAACTGACCGGTCTTCTCAATGTTCCTGTTGGAAGTTACTCCGCCACCAACCTCGTCAACATGGGATTCAACCGGTGGGCCGGCGACTTGACGGGCTCGATGACGTACCTGAATCCGCAGTCTGGCCTGGAAGTTTCTGGCGCGGTCGGCTTCACCTTCAACGGAGAAAATCCGGCCACAAAATACAGGACGGGCACCGAATTTCATTTCGAGGGGGCGCTCATGCAGCACCTCTCGAAGGCCTTTGCGATCGGCGTCGCCGGATATCACTATGAACAGATCACAGGCGATAGCGGAGCTGGCGCCGTAATTGGGCCGTTCAAAGGACGCGTATCGGCCCTCGGTCCGAACCTAACCTATAATTTGGAAGTCGGCGGCGTGCTGCTTTTGACATCCGTGAAATACATGCGCGAGTTCGATGTTGAAAACCGCCTCAGCGGCGATGTCGGAATGTTTACCCTGACCGTTCCGTTGGGAGGGGCGAAGCCTTCGCCCACCCACAGCCCCGGCTGA
- a CDS encoding glycosyltransferase family 2 protein encodes MAPSISVIVPIYNTESYLERCLSSIVEQSLKDIDIWCIDDCSSDGSADIVRRMQRADSRINLLQHKTNRGLGAALNTGINASSAQFVASVDSDDFIDKDMLEHMLRVASTDDFDMIEAGFHCVDGNGNILSTYRPESREIDVKNQMKGLFQIGKHSVWAKLWRRSLFADTGIEFPEKTYFEDMATTPRLIAGAKRIRILSDVYYNYTVGRGDSIMSRVSAKHILDYMYCFDILRTFFFRDRNMFQCVDSYNKFVADNINYFKEIVEEAGLSRGEKEKYDRLLSMVEDASHETAIEDAGAQRDAPSAQGRSSGQNSSAPFSSFVKKIGSGKLCAWKTRASKRFKPDRHC; translated from the coding sequence ATGGCGCCGTCAATATCAGTGATTGTGCCGATTTATAATACAGAATCCTATCTCGAACGATGTCTGTCGTCGATTGTCGAGCAGAGCCTGAAAGACATTGATATATGGTGCATAGATGATTGTTCTTCGGATGGAAGCGCCGATATAGTTCGAAGGATGCAAAGGGCAGACAGTCGAATAAATTTGTTACAGCACAAAACAAACCGAGGTCTTGGCGCAGCGCTTAACACTGGTATCAACGCTTCCTCGGCGCAATTTGTAGCCTCTGTTGATAGTGACGATTTCATCGACAAAGATATGCTCGAGCATATGCTCCGGGTCGCGTCAACGGACGATTTTGATATGATTGAGGCTGGATTTCACTGCGTTGACGGCAATGGGAACATTCTTTCGACTTATCGCCCTGAGAGCCGTGAAATTGATGTCAAAAATCAAATGAAAGGTTTGTTTCAGATCGGCAAGCATAGCGTCTGGGCGAAACTATGGCGTCGGTCTCTTTTTGCTGATACTGGCATTGAATTTCCTGAAAAAACCTATTTTGAAGATATGGCAACGACACCAAGACTTATCGCCGGCGCCAAAAGAATCAGAATTTTATCGGATGTATATTATAACTATACGGTTGGCAGGGGCGATTCGATAATGTCTCGCGTGTCTGCAAAACACATATTGGACTATATGTATTGTTTTGATATTTTGAGGACATTTTTCTTCAGGGATAGAAACATGTTTCAATGTGTGGATAGCTACAATAAATTTGTTGCTGACAACATAAATTATTTCAAGGAGATCGTTGAAGAGGCTGGCTTGTCTCGCGGAGAAAAGGAGAAATATGACCGTCTTCTGTCGATGGTTGAAGATGCGAGTCATGAAACGGCGATCGAAGACGCCGGCGCTCAGCGAGACGCGCCGTCAGCACAGGGGAGATCTTCGGGGCAGAACTCCTCGGCGCCCTTCTCTTCGTTCGTGAAAAAAATCGGCTCCGGCAAGTTGTGCGCATGGAAAACGAGAGCCTCAAAACGATTCAAGCCGGACCGTCATTGCTAG
- a CDS encoding MBL fold metallo-hydrolase, translated as MIKVRCAAASLFVILAGFSATSSVQAAPCLIVTLTGTSGPPPYNGLAGPGTVVRYGDDADNCSSVLMQFDAGRGTLMRLSQVGVQAAQLNAVFFTHMHSDHTEGFSDIVQMRWIFGSPKTPKLDIVCAVDAKSPSGPDLSCSKFVAHIDDAYEQSGETAYRAFELKGIVNPAGPVAGLNVITFDPKDEPQVVWTSGEVKVSAIRTTHIPGSAAFRVDTPAGSVAIGGDSSNDTPAPPRRTSTSDEFEKLAKGVDVIVNTTIHPVLSPESGASTPPAVYYRQSNATDLGAMAQRDGAKHLMLTHLAPPIGASMQGTVQIKGGPLTEKDYEKAAQDGGYTGHVVVGTDLASVRLPSK; from the coding sequence ATGATCAAGGTACGATGCGCGGCTGCATCTTTGTTCGTGATATTGGCGGGGTTTTCCGCCACATCAAGCGTGCAAGCCGCGCCTTGCCTGATCGTCACGTTGACCGGCACCAGCGGCCCGCCGCCCTATAATGGCCTCGCCGGGCCCGGAACAGTGGTCCGCTATGGCGATGACGCCGACAACTGCAGTTCCGTGCTGATGCAGTTTGACGCTGGGCGCGGGACACTCATGCGCCTGTCGCAGGTCGGCGTCCAGGCGGCTCAGCTCAACGCTGTCTTTTTCACGCACATGCACTCCGACCACACGGAAGGTTTTTCCGATATCGTTCAGATGCGCTGGATCTTCGGCTCACCAAAAACGCCGAAGCTCGACATCGTTTGCGCCGTGGATGCGAAGTCGCCGTCCGGGCCCGACTTGAGCTGCAGCAAATTCGTAGCCCATATCGATGACGCCTATGAGCAGTCCGGCGAAACAGCCTACCGCGCCTTTGAGTTGAAAGGCATCGTCAACCCGGCCGGACCCGTCGCCGGGTTGAATGTCATCACGTTCGATCCCAAGGATGAGCCTCAGGTCGTTTGGACGTCAGGCGAAGTGAAGGTCAGCGCTATTCGGACAACCCATATTCCGGGCTCCGCTGCGTTTCGCGTCGACACGCCGGCCGGCAGCGTTGCGATCGGGGGAGACTCCTCCAATGACACGCCTGCCCCGCCCCGCAGGACTTCGACATCGGATGAATTCGAAAAACTGGCCAAAGGCGTCGACGTCATCGTGAATACGACCATTCATCCCGTGCTGTCGCCGGAAAGCGGCGCCAGCACGCCACCCGCAGTCTACTATCGTCAGAGCAACGCCACCGATCTCGGCGCCATGGCGCAGAGAGACGGCGCCAAGCACCTCATGCTCACGCATTTGGCGCCGCCGATCGGCGCCTCCATGCAGGGAACCGTGCAGATCAAAGGCGGGCCGCTGACAGAAAAAGATTACGAGAAGGCTGCCCAAGATGGCGGCTATACAGGTCATGTCGTCGTAGGAACCGATCTGGCAAGCGTGAGGTTGCCATCGAAATAA
- the glmS gene encoding glutamine--fructose-6-phosphate transaminase (isomerizing), whose protein sequence is MCGIVGILGQGPVAGSLIDALKRLEYRGYDSAGVATLEDGRLERRRAEGKLRNLEALLREKPLHGCVGIGHTRWATHGRPTENNAHPHASDKLAVVHNGIIENFRELRDELIALGHKFVTQTDTEAVVHLVTEQIRRGLSPVEAVAASLPRLKGAFALAILFEGEENLLIGARRGAPLAVGYGEGGEMYLGSDALALAAFTDTITYLEDGDWVILRRGSAEFRDEENKPVERPKLKTQASAFLVDKGNYRHFMAKEIHEQPEVVARTLAHYIDFSNGCVRLPFELPFDPKDLRAITITACGTAYYAGMVAKYWFERFARLPVEIDVASEFRYRDAPMPEKGLMIVVSQSGETADSLASLRFARAHGQKVIGVVNVPTSTIARESDVAAPTLAGPEIGVASTKAFTCQLTVLAALALALGRARGVLDAAEEKRLVNELMVVPGLLAEAMKLEPGIEALSHQLGKARDVLYLGRGPSYPLALEGALKLKEISYIHAEGYAAGELKHGPIALIDEQLPVIVIAPTDSVLEKTVSNLQEVAARGGRIIMVGDSHAIDAAAVSLAGEIRLPDMAPDFAAIVYAAPIQMLAYYTAVFMGKDVDQPRNLAKSVTVE, encoded by the coding sequence ATGTGCGGCATTGTCGGCATTCTCGGTCAGGGCCCGGTCGCCGGTTCGCTGATCGACGCCCTGAAGCGGCTCGAATATCGCGGCTATGATTCGGCGGGCGTCGCCACGCTGGAGGATGGCAGGCTGGAGCGCCGCCGCGCCGAGGGCAAGCTGCGCAATCTCGAAGCCCTTTTGCGCGAAAAACCTTTGCATGGCTGCGTCGGCATCGGCCACACCCGCTGGGCGACCCACGGCCGCCCGACCGAGAACAACGCCCATCCCCACGCCAGCGATAAACTGGCGGTGGTGCATAACGGGATCATCGAGAATTTCCGCGAATTGCGCGACGAGCTGATCGCGCTCGGCCATAAATTCGTCACCCAGACCGATACCGAGGCGGTCGTCCATCTGGTGACCGAGCAGATCAGGCGCGGCCTGTCGCCGGTCGAGGCGGTCGCGGCGAGCCTGCCTAGGCTCAAGGGGGCCTTCGCGCTCGCCATTCTGTTCGAGGGCGAGGAAAACCTGCTGATCGGCGCGCGGCGCGGCGCGCCTCTGGCGGTGGGCTATGGCGAGGGCGGGGAAATGTATCTCGGCTCCGACGCGCTCGCGCTCGCCGCCTTCACCGACACCATCACCTATCTCGAAGACGGCGACTGGGTGATCCTGCGGCGCGGCTCGGCCGAATTCCGCGACGAGGAGAACAAGCCGGTCGAGCGCCCGAAGCTCAAGACCCAGGCCTCGGCTTTCCTTGTCGACAAGGGCAATTACCGGCATTTCATGGCCAAGGAAATCCATGAGCAGCCGGAAGTCGTGGCGCGCACGCTCGCCCATTACATCGATTTTTCGAACGGCTGCGTGCGCCTGCCCTTCGAACTGCCCTTCGACCCGAAGGATTTGAGGGCGATCACGATCACCGCCTGCGGCACGGCCTATTACGCCGGCATGGTCGCGAAATATTGGTTCGAGCGTTTCGCCCGCCTGCCTGTCGAAATCGACGTCGCTTCCGAATTCCGCTATCGCGACGCGCCCATGCCGGAAAAGGGCCTGATGATCGTCGTCTCGCAATCGGGCGAGACGGCGGATTCACTGGCGAGCCTGCGCTTCGCCAGGGCCCATGGCCAGAAGGTGATCGGCGTCGTCAATGTGCCGACCTCGACCATCGCCCGCGAAAGCGACGTCGCCGCGCCGACCCTCGCCGGGCCGGAAATCGGCGTCGCCTCGACCAAGGCCTTCACCTGCCAGCTCACCGTGCTGGCGGCTTTGGCTTTGGCCTTGGGACGGGCGCGCGGCGTGCTCGACGCGGCGGAGGAGAAGCGGCTGGTCAACGAGCTGATGGTCGTGCCCGGCCTTTTGGCGGAAGCGATGAAGCTTGAGCCGGGCATCGAGGCTTTGTCCCACCAGCTCGGCAAGGCGCGGGACGTGCTTTATCTGGGGCGCGGCCCGTCCTATCCCCTGGCCCTGGAAGGCGCGCTGAAACTCAAGGAAATTTCCTATATCCACGCCGAGGGCTATGCCGCGGGCGAGCTGAAGCACGGGCCGATCGCGCTGATCGACGAGCAATTGCCGGTGATCGTGATCGCGCCGACCGATTCTGTGCTGGAAAAGACGGTTTCGAACCTGCAGGAAGTCGCCGCGCGGGGCGGCAGGATCATCATGGTCGGCGATTCCCACGCCATCGACGCCGCCGCCGTCTCGCTCGCGGGCGAAATCCGCCTGCCCGACATGGCGCCCGATTTCGCGGCCATCGTCTATGCCGCGCCGATCCAGATGCTGGCCTATTACACCGCGGTCTTCATGGGCAAGGACGTGGACCAGCCGCGCAATCTGGCGAAGAGCGTCACGGTGGAGTGA